The Desulfovibrio sp. G11 region GCCAACGAGGCCGCTGACGAGGTCGGCCTTTGAAAGGCGACCTGCCCGCGCGGCATCAGCGGCAAGGTCGGGGGCGCATTTTTCCGCCAGCCAGCGGCACAGGGATTCGAGACGGCGTGTCTTGTCTCCCATACTGCCAAGCCCACCGATAAAAATAACCGAATCGAGTTTTTGCAGCCAGTGGTCAAACCCTTCCCGCAGGTCGGCCTGCCAGAAAAAGCGGGCGTCTTCCAGACGGGCGCGCAGCACTCTTTCCCACCCGCGCTTGACAATACTCATGTCTTCGGGAGTGATGTTGAGCACCGTCAGAAAGTGCGGCAGCAAACGGCCATCGGCCCCTTCGATGCCGAAACTTTTCTGGTGGCTTTCCATACTGGTCAGCAGCACCTCGCGCGGTACTTCAAGATAAGCCGGATCAAAATCCGCCAGCAGTGGCACGGGATGTTCCGCAAGGCCCTGCACTTCGTCAAGCAGGCTGTCCTTCCAGAGCACCTTGCCGCCGACGGTCTGCGCCTGCCTGTTGCCGCCCTCCACAATAATTTCCCGGCGCTTCGGGGAATCAAGGGTGATGCCGCAGGAATCTGCCAGTATGGCCGGAAGCTCTGCAGCGCGGGCGACAGAAAAGGGACCTGCCCCGTGGATGCGGTGCCCGCAGGTTTCGCGTCCCGAAACCATCGGGTCGACCTCAAAAGAAATAATCTCATCGTCCAGCAGGGCCAGAATCCAGCGCAGGGGGCGGGCGTAGGCCAGCGAATGGTTGCCCCAGCGCATGCGCTTGGCAAAGGGCAATGCCGAAATGATGGCCGGGCACATGACAGCCAGCAGTTCACTGGCGGGCGCGCCGCCGGTGCGTTTACGCACGGCCACGTACGCGCCTTTTTCTGTTTCCTGCTGAAAAACGTCTTCCAGGGCGCAGCCATTGGTACGGACAAAGCCCTCCAGAGCCTTGGTGGGTTTGCCCTCGGCGTCATAGGCCACGCGCACGGGCGGACCGGAGATCACCTCTTCCCGCTCAATCTGCACGGGATTGAGGTTTTCAACCATAACCACGGCACGGCGCGGCGTACTCATGACGCGCAGGCTGCCGTACTCAAGGCCTGCCTCATCAAGAGCCGTGGTAAAACGGGTGAAAAGTTCCGCTTCTTCGGGAGCCAAAAAACGGGAAGGCAGTTCTTCACTGCCGATTTCGAGCACAAAGGTGGCCACGGCTTTACCTCGCATCCTTTTTGAGCATGGGATAGCCCAGTTCTTCGCGCTGAGCCGCGTACAGAC contains the following coding sequences:
- the glyS gene encoding glycine--tRNA ligase subunit beta; amino-acid sequence: MATFVLEIGSEELPSRFLAPEEAELFTRFTTALDEAGLEYGSLRVMSTPRRAVVMVENLNPVQIEREEVISGPPVRVAYDAEGKPTKALEGFVRTNGCALEDVFQQETEKGAYVAVRKRTGGAPASELLAVMCPAIISALPFAKRMRWGNHSLAYARPLRWILALLDDEIISFEVDPMVSGRETCGHRIHGAGPFSVARAAELPAILADSCGITLDSPKRREIIVEGGNRQAQTVGGKVLWKDSLLDEVQGLAEHPVPLLADFDPAYLEVPREVLLTSMESHQKSFGIEGADGRLLPHFLTVLNITPEDMSIVKRGWERVLRARLEDARFFWQADLREGFDHWLQKLDSVIFIGGLGSMGDKTRRLESLCRWLAEKCAPDLAADAARAGRLSKADLVSGLVGEFDTLQGVMGGIYAARKGESAAVAQAVAEQYLPAGPDSPLPGSMCGALLSLADKADTLAGCFGLGMIPTGAADPNGLRRCALGIIRIVLDFGLRLDMREVFARAQELYGDRQWKLPPAEALDKLMEFFGARLRNYFMSQGQDTLLVDAALGAGAAQVKDCGERLEALVAFSREAGFAEAAQTFKRVANILRKQGQAEDIPAQWQAELLHEDAEKALAATLDGLLPELDRMWAAREHTAALACLSNVRPAVDAFFDGVMVMCDDAALRRNRLAMLQALGGRFARLADFAALQM